A section of the Pseudomonas fluorescens genome encodes:
- a CDS encoding response regulator: MTPASSVDENSFRKLLSRNVALPLGVGVLSAVFFVCLITYLLSVIQWVEHTDRVINNLNETAKLTVDQETGMRGFLITGDEHFLDPYEVAKPRIISDLHNLQALVADNPQQVDRLKRLEALQLEWNRYARAMIDLQRQNGDYRAAVKAGRGKRLTDEIRKEFDAAVAMEQQFRLDRNADVTRTTVLSVTLYLLFVLGLSGFLAYAGRKNLLVLSDSYSANLASQMKIAKRLEQQAWLRNGQTELAEQVLGQLTLNLLGRNILQFCAQYMGSVVAALYVREEHGGLKRVAAYGFSREQEQQEQAIYRDEGIVGQAAQQHRLIRLDDVPVDYFKVSSGLGDGAPRSVLVVPTSDDDRVNGVIELGFLRPLEERDVELLELIAGNIGTSIEAARYRQRLQEVLAETQQLNEELQVQQEELKTANEELEEQSRILKESQAYLETQQAELEQTNEQLAEQTQVLADQRDAMDRKNVELNRVQVELEDRADELLRSSKYKSEFLANMSHELRTPLNSSLILAKLLAENSEENLSAEQVKFAESIYSAGNDLLNLINDILDIAKVEAGKLDMRPENTSVARLAEGLRGMFEPLASDRKLGFQVEVQAGAPLMLFTDRQRLEQILKNLLSNAVKFTEKGQVSLTISRQPGEGIAFTVRDSGIGIAPDQQESIFEAFRQADGTTNRRYGGTGLGLSISRDLATLLGGYIHVTSEPGQGSIFTLVLPEQYVERDEDAPAIEHPRAVVPAPAPVAPVKVSPLPVADEALIPRFADDREQAPFATRCILVVEDEPNFARILFDLAHELGYHCLVAHGADEGYTLAEQYLPDAILLDMRLPDHSGLTVLQRLKEHAETRHIPVHVISVEDRVEAAMHMGAIGYAVKPTTREELKDVFARLEAKLTQKVKRILLVEDDDLQRDSIARLIGDDDIEITAVGFAQEALDLLRSTVYDCMIIDLKLPDMLGNELLKRMATEDICSFPPVIVYTGRNLTRDEEAELRKYSRSIIIKGARSPERLLDEVTLFLHKVESQLSQERQKMLKTARSRDKVFEGRKVLLVDDDVRNIFALTSALEHKGAIVVIGRNGREAIERLNEVEDIDLVLMDVMMPEMDGYEATALIRQDPRWRKLPIIAVTAKAMKDDQERCLAAGSNDYLAKPIDLDRLFSLIRVWLPKMERI, translated from the coding sequence ATGACTCCCGCTTCGTCAGTCGATGAAAACAGTTTCCGCAAACTCCTGAGCCGCAACGTGGCTTTGCCATTGGGTGTGGGCGTGCTCAGCGCGGTGTTCTTTGTGTGCCTGATCACCTACCTGCTGTCGGTGATCCAATGGGTGGAGCACACGGACCGGGTGATCAATAACCTCAATGAAACCGCAAAACTGACGGTAGACCAGGAAACCGGCATGCGCGGCTTCCTGATTACCGGGGACGAGCATTTCCTCGACCCCTACGAAGTGGCCAAGCCACGGATCATTTCCGACCTGCACAACTTGCAGGCGCTCGTTGCCGACAACCCGCAGCAAGTGGACCGGCTCAAGCGCCTGGAGGCGCTGCAACTGGAGTGGAACCGCTACGCCCGGGCGATGATTGACCTGCAACGGCAAAATGGGGATTACCGTGCTGCGGTGAAGGCCGGGCGGGGCAAGCGCCTGACTGACGAAATCCGCAAGGAGTTCGATGCCGCGGTTGCGATGGAGCAGCAGTTCCGGCTCGATCGTAATGCCGATGTGACCCGCACCACGGTGCTGAGCGTGACCCTCTACCTGCTGTTTGTCCTGGGCCTGAGCGGTTTCCTGGCGTATGCCGGCAGAAAGAACCTGCTGGTGCTTTCAGACAGCTACAGCGCCAACCTGGCCTCGCAAATGAAGATCGCCAAGCGCCTGGAACAACAGGCCTGGCTGCGCAACGGCCAGACCGAGTTGGCCGAGCAGGTGCTGGGCCAACTGACCCTGAACCTGCTGGGGCGCAATATCCTGCAATTCTGTGCCCAGTACATGGGCTCGGTGGTGGCCGCGCTGTACGTGCGCGAAGAACACGGAGGCCTCAAGCGTGTGGCCGCCTATGGCTTCTCCCGCGAGCAGGAGCAGCAGGAACAGGCGATCTACCGCGATGAGGGGATTGTCGGCCAGGCTGCCCAGCAGCATCGTCTGATTCGCCTGGATGATGTGCCGGTGGACTACTTCAAGGTCAGCTCCGGCCTGGGCGATGGCGCGCCCCGCAGCGTGCTGGTGGTGCCTACCAGCGACGATGATCGGGTCAACGGGGTGATTGAGCTGGGTTTCCTGCGCCCTCTGGAGGAGCGCGATGTTGAGCTGCTGGAGCTGATCGCCGGCAATATCGGCACTTCCATCGAAGCGGCGCGCTACCGCCAGCGTTTGCAGGAAGTGCTGGCCGAGACCCAGCAGCTCAATGAAGAGCTGCAAGTGCAGCAGGAGGAACTCAAGACCGCCAACGAGGAGCTGGAGGAGCAGTCACGCATCCTCAAAGAGTCCCAGGCCTACCTGGAAACCCAGCAGGCGGAGCTGGAACAGACCAACGAGCAATTGGCCGAGCAAACCCAGGTCCTGGCCGACCAGCGCGACGCCATGGATCGCAAGAACGTCGAGCTCAATCGCGTCCAGGTCGAACTGGAGGACCGCGCCGATGAGTTGCTGCGCTCCAGCAAGTACAAGTCCGAGTTCCTTGCCAACATGTCCCACGAGTTGCGCACCCCGCTCAACAGTTCGCTGATCCTGGCCAAGTTGCTGGCAGAGAACTCCGAGGAAAACCTCAGTGCCGAACAGGTCAAGTTTGCCGAGTCGATCTACTCGGCGGGCAATGACTTGCTCAACCTGATCAACGATATCCTCGACATTGCCAAGGTCGAGGCCGGCAAGCTCGATATGCGCCCTGAGAACACCAGCGTGGCGCGCCTGGCAGAGGGCTTGCGCGGGATGTTCGAGCCGTTGGCCAGCGACCGCAAGCTGGGCTTCCAGGTAGAGGTGCAGGCCGGCGCGCCGCTGATGCTGTTCACCGACCGCCAGCGCCTGGAGCAGATCCTCAAGAACCTGCTGTCCAACGCGGTCAAGTTCACCGAGAAGGGGCAGGTGAGCCTGACCATTTCCCGCCAGCCGGGGGAGGGCATTGCCTTTACCGTGCGTGACTCGGGGATCGGAATCGCGCCGGACCAGCAGGAAAGTATCTTCGAAGCCTTCCGCCAGGCCGATGGCACCACCAACCGCCGTTACGGCGGCACCGGCCTGGGGCTGTCGATTTCCCGCGACCTGGCCACCTTGCTGGGCGGCTACATCCATGTCACCAGTGAGCCGGGCCAGGGCAGCATCTTTACCCTGGTGCTGCCGGAACAGTACGTCGAGCGTGATGAAGACGCGCCAGCCATCGAACACCCGCGGGCCGTGGTACCTGCCCCGGCACCCGTGGCGCCCGTGAAGGTTTCGCCACTGCCGGTGGCGGATGAAGCGCTGATCCCGCGCTTTGCCGACGACCGCGAGCAGGCCCCCTTTGCTACCCGCTGCATCCTGGTGGTGGAAGACGAGCCGAACTTTGCACGGATCCTCTTCGACCTGGCCCATGAGCTGGGCTATCACTGCCTGGTGGCCCATGGTGCGGATGAGGGCTACACCCTGGCCGAACAGTACCTGCCCGATGCGATCCTGCTGGACATGCGCTTGCCCGATCACTCCGGGCTGACCGTGCTGCAACGCCTCAAGGAACATGCCGAGACCCGGCATATCCCGGTGCATGTGATCTCTGTCGAGGATCGTGTGGAAGCGGCCATGCACATGGGCGCCATCGGCTATGCGGTCAAACCTACCACCCGCGAAGAGCTCAAGGACGTGTTTGCGCGCCTGGAGGCCAAGCTGACGCAGAAGGTCAAGCGCATCCTGCTGGTGGAAGACGATGACTTGCAGCGCGACAGTATTGCCCGCCTGATCGGCGACGATGACATTGAGATCACTGCCGTTGGCTTCGCCCAGGAGGCCCTGGACCTGCTGCGCAGCACGGTCTACGACTGTATGATCATCGACCTCAAGTTGCCGGACATGCTCGGCAACGAGTTGCTCAAGCGCATGGCCACCGAGGATATCTGCTCGTTCCCGCCGGTGATTGTCTACACCGGGCGCAACCTGACCCGGGACGAAGAGGCGGAACTGCGCAAGTATTCGCGCTCGATCATCATTAAGGGCGCCCGCTCGCCGGAACGCTTGCTGGACGAAGTGACACTCTTTTTGCATAAAGTCGAATCCCAGCTGTCCCAGGAGCGGCAGAAGATGCTCAAGACCGCCCGCAGCCGCGACAAGGTCTTCGAGGGCCGCAAGGTGCTGCTGGTGGACGATGATGTACGCAACATCTTCGCCCTCACCAGCGCCCTGGAACACAAGGGGGCGATTGTGGTTATTGGCCGTAATGGCCGTGAGGCAATCGAGAGACTCAATGAGGTCGAGGACATCGACCTGGTGTTGATGGACGTGATGATGCCGGAGATGGACGGCTACGAAGCCACCGCGTTGATCCGCCAGGACCCGCGCTGGCGCAAGTTGCCGATCATTGCGGTGACGGCCAAGGCCATGAAGGACGACCAGGAGCGCTGCCTGGCAGCGGGCTCCAACGATTACCTGGCCAAGCCCATTGACCTGGATCGGCTGTTTTCGCTGATCCGCGTGTGGTTGCCGA